A DNA window from Boseongicola sp. contains the following coding sequences:
- a CDS encoding methylmalonyl-CoA carboxyltransferase → MTDILAELESRRAAARAGGGKKRVEAQHAKGKLTARERVELLLDQGSFEEFDMFVTHRATDFGMDESKPAGDGVVTGWGTINGRMVYVFSQDFTVFGGSLSETHAKKICKIMDMAMQNGAPVIGLNDSGGARIQEGVASLAGYAEVFQRNIMASGVIPQISVIMGPCAGGAVYSPAMTDFIFMVKDSSYMFVTGPDVVKTVTNEVVTAEELGGASTHTKKSSVADGAFSDDVEALAEVRRLVDFLPLSNREKPPVRPSFDEATRIEESLDTLVPKNPNQPYDMKELIHKIADEGDFYEIQEDFAANIITGFVRIDGSTVGVVANQPMVLAGVLDIDSSRKAARFVRFCDAFEIPILTLVDVPGFLPGTSQEYGGVIKHGAKLLFAYGEATVPKVTVITRKAYGGAYDVMSSKHLRGDFNYAWPTAQIAVMGAKGATEILYRAELGDPEKIAARTEDYEAKFANPFRAAERGFIDEVIMPHSTRRRVARAFASLHSKKLSNPWKKHDNIPL, encoded by the coding sequence ATGACAGACATTCTAGCAGAACTGGAAAGCCGCCGTGCTGCGGCGCGCGCTGGCGGTGGGAAAAAACGCGTCGAGGCCCAGCATGCCAAGGGAAAGTTGACAGCCCGTGAACGTGTCGAACTTCTTTTGGATCAGGGTTCGTTTGAAGAATTCGATATGTTTGTCACCCATCGGGCCACAGATTTCGGCATGGATGAATCCAAGCCTGCTGGTGATGGGGTTGTTACAGGTTGGGGCACAATTAATGGCCGAATGGTCTATGTTTTCAGCCAGGATTTCACGGTTTTCGGAGGATCGTTGAGCGAAACTCATGCAAAGAAGATTTGCAAAATCATGGACATGGCGATGCAAAACGGTGCGCCTGTCATTGGTTTGAATGATTCCGGCGGCGCGCGCATCCAAGAGGGCGTCGCCTCTTTGGCGGGTTATGCTGAAGTTTTTCAGCGCAACATCATGGCCTCTGGAGTGATCCCACAAATCAGTGTGATCATGGGGCCATGCGCGGGCGGCGCAGTTTATTCACCTGCCATGACCGACTTCATCTTCATGGTCAAAGACAGTTCTTACATGTTCGTAACCGGGCCGGACGTCGTAAAAACTGTGACGAACGAGGTCGTAACGGCAGAAGAACTGGGTGGTGCCAGCACTCACACAAAGAAAAGTTCGGTCGCTGACGGTGCATTTTCTGATGATGTGGAAGCCTTGGCCGAGGTTCGGCGATTGGTTGATTTCCTTCCGCTTTCAAACCGGGAAAAACCACCGGTTCGGCCGTCGTTCGACGAGGCAACCCGAATTGAAGAAAGCCTTGATACCTTGGTTCCGAAAAACCCGAACCAGCCCTACGACATGAAAGAACTCATCCACAAGATTGCTGACGAGGGCGATTTCTATGAAATCCAAGAAGATTTTGCCGCAAACATTATCACAGGGTTTGTCCGGATCGATGGATCAACCGTTGGAGTTGTCGCCAACCAACCGATGGTTTTGGCGGGTGTTTTGGATATCGATTCCAGTCGCAAGGCGGCGCGGTTTGTCCGTTTCTGTGATGCCTTCGAAATACCGATTCTAACTTTGGTGGATGTGCCCGGATTTTTGCCTGGTACAAGTCAGGAATATGGTGGTGTCATTAAGCATGGCGCGAAGCTGCTGTTCGCCTACGGCGAAGCGACGGTGCCAAAAGTCACAGTCATCACGCGCAAGGCGTATGGCGGGGCGTATGATGTTATGTCCTCAAAGCATCTACGCGGCGATTTTAACTATGCTTGGCCAACGGCTCAGATAGCCGTGATGGGTGCTAAGGGTGCCACCGAAATATTGTATCGCGCCGAATTGGGTGACCCAGAGAAGATTGCGGCGCGGACGGAAGATTATGAGGCCAAGTTCGCTAACCCGTTTCGTGCTGCCGAACGCGGATTCATCGACGAAGTCATCATGCCTCATTCTACACGACGGCGCGTTGCGCGCGCCTTTGCTTCCCTTCACTCAAAGAAGCTAAGCAACCCGTGGAAGAAACACGACAACATCCCGCTATGA
- a CDS encoding DUF560 domain-containing protein, translating into MLAADVHTRQEQYTRAQIWLRRADQVGGDDPQRKQIVARAFQQVARRNPLSLQLSLTVRPSNNVNNGAETAEIEIGGLPFVLDPSGVELGGYEASTGVSLSYRLSETEKHRTSLVGEVFYRRIWLGDDAKLEAPGVASSDFNYGVLITGVRHQRLIWPELGPSQATGLIGQSWYGDKGLARWVELQFSQSVRQEEGRGLRFGATARSEKRLDNDINSSHSLGFSADATRATENGGNYSFGIAVKNVWSDSATSDHFSTQLRASRRFDDVWGIQPTVRGSIEQRLYTEFTSVVLGRDDLSVNVGVDLVWPEVSYYGFSPRLSVDYRRTNSNVGIYDRNSFSAGLTAVSRF; encoded by the coding sequence ATGTTGGCAGCGGACGTCCACACCCGACAAGAGCAATACACGCGCGCGCAGATTTGGTTGCGTCGGGCGGATCAGGTCGGCGGCGACGACCCCCAGCGGAAGCAAATTGTAGCACGGGCGTTTCAGCAGGTTGCACGGCGTAATCCTCTGTCGCTTCAATTGAGCTTAACCGTTCGACCTTCCAACAACGTGAACAATGGCGCCGAAACCGCCGAGATCGAGATCGGCGGATTGCCTTTTGTTCTGGATCCGTCAGGTGTGGAACTGGGTGGGTATGAGGCTTCGACGGGCGTTTCTTTAAGCTATCGACTGTCGGAGACAGAGAAGCACCGGACCAGCCTGGTTGGAGAAGTGTTTTACAGAAGAATCTGGCTGGGTGATGATGCCAAACTGGAAGCGCCCGGCGTGGCATCATCTGATTTCAACTACGGCGTATTGATAACTGGCGTTCGCCACCAAAGGCTGATTTGGCCGGAGTTGGGACCAAGTCAAGCAACCGGACTGATCGGACAAAGCTGGTATGGCGACAAAGGACTGGCGCGATGGGTTGAACTACAGTTTTCACAGAGCGTGCGCCAAGAGGAAGGCCGTGGGTTGCGTTTTGGCGCGACGGCGCGTTCGGAAAAGCGGTTGGATAACGATATCAATTCGTCGCACAGCCTTGGATTTTCGGCCGATGCAACACGGGCGACTGAGAATGGTGGAAACTATTCTTTTGGCATTGCCGTCAAAAATGTCTGGTCTGACTCGGCGACGTCCGATCATTTTTCGACCCAGCTGCGGGCAAGTCGCAGGTTTGATGATGTATGGGGCATTCAACCCACGGTTCGAGGATCGATCGAGCAGCGCCTTTACACCGAGTTTACATCAGTGGTGCTGGGTCGCGACGATCTGAGCGTCAATGTTGGAGTCGATTTGGTCTGGCCTGAGGTGAGCTATTATGGATTCTCACCACGCTTGTCGGTTGATTATCGGCGCACCAATTCAAATGTTGGTATCTATGACCGGAATTCATTTTCAGCTGGTTTGACGGCCGTCTCGCGATTTTGA
- a CDS encoding HPF/RaiA family ribosome-associated protein, with translation MDIQVSTDNTIHGDERVGEVARNAVTNDLGHMSDWLTRIEVHLQDQNANKRGPDHIRCTIEARPRGLAPMSAHADAADIPAALKGAASKLRQRLQSTHNKRDPHR, from the coding sequence ATGGATATCCAAGTCAGCACCGATAACACCATCCACGGCGACGAACGCGTCGGCGAAGTTGCCCGCAACGCCGTCACCAATGATCTCGGCCATATGTCCGACTGGCTGACCCGGATCGAGGTGCATCTGCAGGACCAGAATGCAAACAAACGCGGCCCCGATCACATCCGCTGCACCATCGAGGCACGTCCGCGCGGACTTGCCCCCATGTCCGCCCACGCCGATGCCGCCGACATTCCGGCGGCACTCAAAGGTGCTGCGTCGAAGCTGCGCCAGCGCTTGCAGTCCACGCATAACAAACGCGATCCCCACCGGTAG
- a CDS encoding alpha/beta fold hydrolase, which yields MTVIWQCDRVLSTQGRSSQLRRGLVASPERCVSVAKIDTEAQVAEQFHQTGTHQIAYNLTVGSGPGIVFLGGFRSDKEGTKAIHLEDWAKEQGRAFLRFDYSGHGNSSGEFLDGSIGQWATDAMSAIEVLTEGPQILVGSSMGGWISLLVARAVSEKVAGLVTIAAAPDFTEDSMWASFGDEQRQTLLADGQVELPSDYSDEPYIITRRLIDDGRKQLVLRDPLQLLFPVRFLQGTADTDVEMPVALRLLNHVEGADLRLTLVKGADHRFSDPDCLQLIVDALEEVIQRADQSATL from the coding sequence ATGACGGTCATTTGGCAGTGTGATCGCGTATTGTCAACGCAAGGCCGATCAAGCCAGCTAAGACGCGGTTTGGTTGCATCACCCGAGCGATGCGTTAGCGTGGCCAAAATCGATACGGAGGCGCAAGTGGCCGAGCAATTTCATCAGACGGGCACTCATCAGATTGCCTATAATCTTACGGTTGGATCAGGTCCTGGAATTGTATTTCTGGGTGGTTTTCGGTCTGATAAGGAAGGCACAAAGGCCATCCATCTTGAGGATTGGGCGAAAGAGCAGGGCAGAGCATTTCTGCGATTTGACTATTCCGGGCACGGTAACTCCTCTGGCGAATTTCTGGACGGATCAATCGGCCAATGGGCGACGGATGCCATGTCAGCCATCGAAGTACTGACCGAGGGTCCGCAAATCCTTGTCGGATCGTCAATGGGAGGGTGGATATCGCTTTTGGTCGCACGGGCAGTTTCGGAAAAGGTTGCCGGGTTGGTGACAATTGCGGCGGCGCCGGATTTCACCGAAGACAGCATGTGGGCCAGTTTCGGCGACGAACAGCGGCAAACCCTGCTTGCCGACGGTCAGGTTGAGTTGCCGTCTGACTACTCCGATGAACCTTATATTATCACACGCCGATTGATCGACGACGGACGCAAACAGTTGGTTCTGCGCGATCCTTTGCAACTGCTGTTTCCTGTTCGGTTTTTACAGGGCACTGCAGACACCGATGTAGAAATGCCTGTTGCCTTGCGATTGTTAAATCACGTTGAGGGAGCGGATTTGAGACTAACATTGGTGAAGGGAGCTGATCACCGTTTTTCCGATCCCGATTGTCTTCAGTTGATTGTGGATGCACTGGAAGAGGTTATTCAGCGCGCGGATCAGTCGGCAACCTTGTAG
- a CDS encoding cupin domain-containing protein, with amino-acid sequence MTAPAQNLFAALPVDLAEEEFTDLLWRPGVRIERIVSRGQVTPEGEWYDQDQGEWVMVVQGAARLLIDGEKAERVLGSGDHLYLAPHVRHRVTWTDPDQTTIWLAVFLDDDGAGQA; translated from the coding sequence ATGACCGCCCCCGCCCAAAACCTCTTTGCCGCTCTTCCCGTCGATCTGGCTGAAGAAGAGTTTACCGACCTTCTATGGCGCCCCGGTGTGCGCATCGAACGCATCGTTTCGCGCGGGCAGGTGACGCCCGAAGGCGAATGGTATGATCAGGATCAAGGCGAATGGGTGATGGTGGTACAAGGGGCCGCGCGGTTGCTGATCGACGGCGAAAAGGCCGAGCGTGTCCTCGGCTCCGGCGACCATCTTTATCTTGCCCCTCATGTCCGGCATCGGGTTACTTGGACGGATCCGGACCAGACGACGATCTGGCTGGCGGTGTTCCTTGACGATGATGGCGCTGGGCAGGCGTAA
- a CDS encoding EAL domain-containing protein: MTAHDGLKLPVDSLATRAGFLLAMLILCGATILSGLWFRNSTAVILSTQKELSQHQTSRSHAALSELVNLSSVVHLKLKYGSRVDEARTDIANAVEELRDRAQYMETYLNSLKVIDDVHPELAAGGSAQAQAANAIMAVTELVDWSAVALVSKEPATVFQSPEFLFLLDRAHRRVFGYLDATARMEERLLAWQTRKVAILTNATYAFLAVITVGGGITLKLFRGEIFGRKERDKVARRADHLAFHNPVTGLANRVKFRDHVVDHLKPGVQGGMILIDLDGFKEINDRHGHLFGDEVLKITGRRLRIQAEDNHGLAARLGGDEFAIFLSSDDGALLKRFCASLVADCARSINYSDERIVPGISVGLATTSQISTTKNPQYDDLLRITDFALYASKSNGRGRYTLYDADLERVFKERRQLIKEIPGAILQGEMEVYLQPKVNLKTDETVGFEGLVRWRRNGTILPPNEFVQVAEETGRIVDIDRYVLDRAIEIVSNWNRTHNTEFSVSVNLSGLHFDKAEELSFVQDSLSCHQFPARLLTLEVTETVQLENWEIVGRAVSGLRELGCRISIDDFGAGYSSLAYLRAINADELKIDKSLVAEIETSGQSQFILDAVLDLARSLDLDVVVEGIERQEQRDRLRDLGCVLGQGYLFDRPRPAADALVNATFVSRPRVDVIDA; this comes from the coding sequence ATGACCGCGCACGATGGATTGAAGTTACCGGTTGATTCACTCGCAACACGGGCCGGATTTCTCCTGGCAATGCTCATACTTTGCGGCGCGACAATTCTTTCGGGACTTTGGTTTCGCAATTCGACAGCCGTAATTCTGTCTACCCAAAAAGAACTGTCACAGCACCAAACCTCGCGCAGCCATGCGGCTCTGAGCGAACTCGTGAACCTTTCCTCGGTTGTTCACCTGAAGCTAAAATATGGCAGCCGGGTTGATGAAGCGCGCACCGATATCGCAAATGCGGTGGAAGAACTGCGAGACCGGGCGCAATATATGGAAACTTACCTCAACTCATTGAAAGTAATAGATGATGTTCATCCGGAATTGGCGGCTGGCGGCAGTGCGCAGGCACAAGCTGCTAATGCCATAATGGCAGTTACTGAGCTTGTCGATTGGAGTGCGGTCGCTCTCGTTTCCAAAGAACCCGCGACAGTATTTCAAAGCCCCGAATTCTTGTTCTTACTCGACCGAGCCCACAGGCGTGTATTCGGATATCTGGATGCAACCGCTCGTATGGAAGAACGTCTTCTTGCCTGGCAAACGCGGAAAGTCGCCATTCTCACCAATGCAACTTATGCCTTTCTAGCGGTGATCACCGTCGGCGGCGGCATCACTCTGAAACTGTTTCGGGGAGAGATTTTTGGGCGCAAAGAACGTGACAAGGTTGCCCGTCGCGCCGACCATCTCGCATTTCACAATCCAGTCACCGGTTTGGCCAATCGGGTCAAGTTCCGCGATCATGTCGTTGACCATCTAAAACCAGGTGTACAGGGCGGGATGATCTTAATCGACCTAGATGGCTTCAAAGAGATAAATGATCGGCATGGGCACCTTTTTGGTGACGAGGTGCTAAAAATTACCGGACGACGACTTCGCATTCAGGCTGAGGACAATCATGGTCTTGCCGCGCGATTGGGGGGCGATGAGTTCGCTATATTTCTATCCTCCGATGACGGCGCACTTCTCAAAAGATTTTGTGCAAGTCTGGTGGCGGACTGTGCGCGATCTATAAACTATTCGGACGAACGTATCGTACCGGGAATAAGCGTTGGGCTTGCCACGACCTCCCAGATTTCAACTACGAAAAACCCGCAATACGATGACCTTTTGCGAATAACCGACTTTGCGCTTTATGCTTCGAAATCCAACGGTCGGGGTCGTTATACTTTGTATGATGCTGATCTGGAGCGTGTTTTCAAAGAGCGGCGGCAGCTGATCAAAGAGATTCCAGGTGCAATCTTGCAGGGCGAGATGGAAGTTTACCTGCAACCAAAAGTGAACTTAAAGACAGATGAAACTGTGGGATTTGAAGGGCTTGTTCGTTGGCGCCGCAACGGAACGATCCTGCCACCAAATGAGTTTGTCCAAGTGGCGGAAGAAACCGGTCGTATTGTAGATATTGATCGCTACGTCCTAGATAGAGCAATCGAGATCGTTTCGAATTGGAACCGAACACACAATACCGAATTTTCCGTAAGCGTGAATTTGTCAGGTCTCCACTTCGATAAGGCCGAAGAGCTTTCTTTCGTGCAAGACTCGCTATCGTGCCACCAGTTTCCTGCCAGGCTTTTGACATTGGAAGTGACTGAAACTGTCCAACTTGAGAACTGGGAGATTGTCGGTCGAGCGGTTTCCGGGCTTCGCGAGTTGGGGTGCCGGATATCCATTGATGACTTTGGTGCCGGCTACTCATCCCTTGCCTATCTGCGGGCAATTAATGCTGACGAGCTAAAGATCGATAAATCTTTAGTCGCCGAGATTGAGACATCCGGCCAAAGCCAGTTCATTCTGGATGCTGTTTTAGATCTCGCGCGCAGTCTCGATCTCGATGTCGTCGTCGAAGGAATCGAACGACAAGAGCAGAGAGATCGGTTGCGCGATTTAGGCTGTGTCCTTGGTCAAGGATATCTTTTTGACCGTCCGCGCCCGGCCGCTGATGCACTTGTTAACGCAACTTTTGTTTCTCGCCCGCGCGTTGACGTAATCGACGCCTAA
- a CDS encoding Bcr/CflA family efflux MFS transporter, which produces MSRHLKVRFMDRTTPPHILTLVLLSGLGAMSMSAFLPSLPSMTAYFDTDYGIMQLSVSLYLAMVAVLQLIFGPLSDRFGRRSISVVAVGIFTVASLGCMVAPNIEAFLFFRMLQAVVAAGLVISRAIVRDMVPQEEAASMIGYVTMGMALIPMVAPILGGALDEAFNWQAIFLALSVAGLGVFVLCHYDLGETWQGEGKTLGEQIKDYPELLTSPRFWGYALAAAFASGAFFAFLGGAPLIASDVYGLSAVWAGVGFGAPAIGYVVGNGLSGRYSVQFGINWMIKTGILVSAAGLAVAILLVAMGYDSALMFFAFCTFVGLGNGMVIPNSSAGMLSVRPHLAGTASGLGGSLMIGGGAAMSVLAGFAMKLGGGSMPLLIIMTVTMLLALVAIIYVIRREKTLQSQ; this is translated from the coding sequence ATGTCCCGACACCTGAAGGTCCGCTTCATGGACCGCACCACACCGCCCCATATACTTACGCTTGTTCTACTGTCTGGACTTGGCGCTATGAGTATGAGCGCTTTTCTTCCTTCATTGCCCAGCATGACGGCCTACTTCGACACCGACTATGGGATCATGCAACTTTCGGTGTCGCTCTATCTGGCGATGGTAGCTGTTCTTCAGTTGATTTTCGGTCCGCTGAGCGACAGATTCGGAAGGCGCTCAATATCCGTGGTTGCAGTGGGAATTTTCACCGTCGCATCGCTTGGATGCATGGTCGCGCCAAACATCGAGGCTTTTCTATTCTTTAGGATGCTCCAGGCAGTAGTCGCCGCCGGGCTGGTAATATCCCGGGCAATCGTCCGCGATATGGTCCCGCAAGAAGAGGCGGCGTCTATGATCGGCTATGTGACAATGGGTATGGCACTAATCCCAATGGTTGCTCCCATTCTTGGCGGGGCACTGGACGAAGCATTTAACTGGCAAGCTATTTTCTTGGCACTTTCGGTCGCGGGTTTGGGTGTATTTGTACTCTGTCACTATGATCTGGGCGAAACTTGGCAGGGCGAAGGCAAAACACTAGGCGAGCAGATCAAAGATTACCCTGAATTGCTGACATCACCGCGGTTTTGGGGGTATGCACTGGCCGCTGCCTTCGCCAGCGGTGCATTTTTTGCATTTCTCGGTGGCGCTCCTCTGATTGCATCTGACGTTTATGGGCTTTCCGCCGTCTGGGCTGGAGTTGGGTTCGGAGCACCGGCCATAGGCTATGTCGTGGGGAATGGGTTATCGGGACGGTATTCCGTCCAGTTCGGCATAAATTGGATGATAAAAACCGGCATTCTGGTTTCTGCGGCCGGATTGGCTGTCGCGATTTTACTGGTTGCGATGGGATACGACTCGGCGCTCATGTTCTTTGCCTTTTGTACATTTGTCGGGCTTGGGAATGGAATGGTCATCCCGAACTCCAGCGCCGGCATGCTATCCGTTCGGCCTCATCTTGCTGGGACGGCGTCAGGCCTTGGTGGGTCGCTCATGATCGGCGGCGGTGCTGCCATGTCGGTGCTGGCCGGTTTCGCGATGAAGTTGGGCGGAGGAAGTATGCCGCTGCTCATCATCATGACAGTAACGATGCTTCTGGCGCTTGTCGCAATAATTTATGTCATACGCCGCGAAAAGACACTGCAATCCCAGTAG
- the thrS gene encoding threonine--tRNA ligase — MAQISLTFPDGNSRNYDAGITPGEIAADISTSLAKKAISASVNGEHWDLQWPIDANAAIAIHTMKDDAPALELIRHDLAHIMARAVQEIWPEVQVTIGPVIQNGWYYDFDRAEPFTPEDLGQIETKMKEIINSRDPVRTEIWERDDAILHYKKSHEPYKVELIEAIPGTDPIRMYWHGDWQDLCRGPHLQHTGQVPADAFKLMSVAGAYWRGDNDRAMLQRIYGVAFKNRDDLKKHLTMLEEAAKRDHRLLGREMDLFHMQEEAPGQIFWHPNGWTLYTALQDFMRRQQRDGGYQEINTPQILNRTFWEQSGHWDNYGENMFVVEVEEEHAREKAVNALKPMNCPCHVQVFNHGLRSYRELPLRLAEFGSCSRYEPSGALHGLMRVRGFTQDDGHIFCTGEQIEAECVRFVDYLEGVYRDLGFEKFDIMFSTRPDKRVGEEAVWDHAEAALEAAVKATGRPYIVDPGEGAFYGPKLDIKLTDAIGREWQCGTFQVDPNLPERLGANYIGEDGEKHRPFMLHRACLGSFERFLGILIENYAGRFPLWLAPRQVVVASIVSDADAYVKEVVETLRSAGIRAEADIRNEKINYKIREHSVGKVPVILAIGQREVAERTVTLRRLGEKQTKVVDLESVIADLTQEATPPDIARKS; from the coding sequence ATGGCCCAGATTTCCCTTACATTTCCTGACGGCAATTCACGCAACTATGACGCAGGCATTACTCCCGGCGAAATTGCTGCCGATATTTCGACATCGCTTGCCAAGAAGGCAATCAGTGCTTCGGTGAATGGCGAACACTGGGATCTTCAATGGCCGATCGACGCGAATGCAGCGATTGCCATCCACACCATGAAAGATGACGCTCCGGCTCTGGAACTGATCCGGCACGACCTTGCCCACATCATGGCGCGCGCGGTTCAGGAAATCTGGCCCGAAGTACAAGTGACAATCGGCCCCGTGATACAAAATGGCTGGTATTATGACTTTGACCGGGCTGAACCTTTTACGCCAGAAGACTTGGGCCAAATCGAAACCAAGATGAAGGAGATCATCAATTCCCGAGATCCTGTTCGAACAGAGATCTGGGAACGAGACGATGCAATCCTTCACTACAAGAAAAGCCATGAACCCTACAAAGTTGAGTTGATCGAAGCTATCCCCGGCACCGATCCGATCAGGATGTATTGGCACGGCGATTGGCAAGATCTTTGCCGTGGTCCGCATCTGCAACATACGGGTCAGGTTCCGGCAGACGCCTTTAAATTAATGTCTGTCGCGGGCGCCTACTGGCGCGGTGATAATGATCGCGCCATGTTGCAGCGGATTTATGGCGTCGCATTCAAGAACCGTGACGACCTGAAAAAACATCTGACGATGTTGGAAGAAGCCGCGAAACGCGACCATCGCCTGCTAGGGCGCGAGATGGACCTGTTCCATATGCAGGAAGAAGCGCCAGGTCAGATATTCTGGCATCCGAACGGCTGGACACTCTACACAGCCCTGCAGGACTTTATGCGTCGCCAACAGCGCGACGGTGGCTATCAGGAAATCAACACGCCTCAGATCTTGAACCGTACGTTCTGGGAGCAATCCGGGCACTGGGATAACTACGGCGAGAACATGTTTGTCGTAGAGGTTGAAGAAGAGCACGCTCGCGAGAAGGCGGTTAACGCTTTGAAACCTATGAATTGCCCCTGCCATGTTCAGGTATTTAACCATGGGCTTCGAAGCTATCGTGAGCTGCCATTGCGTTTGGCGGAGTTCGGATCTTGCTCGCGCTATGAGCCTTCAGGCGCTTTGCATGGCTTGATGCGCGTGCGCGGCTTTACACAAGATGACGGGCATATCTTTTGCACTGGCGAGCAAATCGAGGCCGAATGTGTGCGCTTTGTGGATTACTTGGAAGGCGTTTATCGCGATCTTGGTTTTGAGAAGTTCGACATCATGTTTTCGACACGGCCGGATAAACGCGTCGGCGAAGAAGCTGTTTGGGATCACGCCGAGGCAGCCCTTGAAGCAGCCGTAAAAGCAACTGGCCGGCCCTATATCGTCGACCCTGGCGAAGGCGCGTTTTACGGACCAAAGCTTGACATCAAACTTACTGACGCAATCGGTCGCGAGTGGCAGTGCGGAACGTTTCAGGTTGACCCAAACCTGCCCGAGAGACTGGGTGCTAATTACATCGGCGAAGACGGTGAAAAGCACCGCCCATTCATGCTGCATAGGGCGTGTCTTGGAAGTTTCGAACGGTTCCTAGGCATTCTAATTGAAAACTATGCCGGGCGCTTCCCTCTATGGTTGGCACCGCGTCAAGTTGTTGTTGCCTCGATCGTTTCGGATGCCGATGCGTATGTGAAAGAAGTGGTTGAAACTTTGCGCTCGGCGGGCATTCGTGCTGAAGCAGATATTCGCAACGAGAAGATTAACTATAAAATTCGCGAGCATTCTGTCGGGAAAGTTCCTGTCATTCTGGCCATCGGTCAGAGAGAAGTTGCAGAGCGCACAGTAACGCTGCGCAGACTTGGCGAAAAGCAAACTAAAGTTGTCGATCTTGAAAGTGTCATCGCAGATTTGACTCAGGAAGCTACTCCGCCAGATATCGCGCGCAAAAGCTGA
- a CDS encoding cold-shock protein — protein sequence MPTGTVKWFNTTKGYGFIAPDDGGKDIFVHISQVEKSGLTGLTEDQKIAFEMVEGMDGRTMAGDLKAL from the coding sequence ATGCCAACTGGCACTGTGAAGTGGTTCAATACAACCAAAGGCTATGGTTTCATTGCACCTGATGATGGCGGGAAAGACATTTTTGTCCATATTTCCCAGGTCGAGAAGTCCGGTTTGACCGGTTTGACGGAAGACCAGAAAATCGCCTTTGAAATGGTCGAAGGCATGGACGGGCGCACGATGGCGGGTGACCTCAAGGCGCTTTAA
- a CDS encoding FAD-dependent thymidylate synthase, producing the protein MLTPEQQAEIDELRSAPQPTLRAVALGMEKHLYTAYPVLDHGLIRVIDYMGDDNAITQAARVSYGKGTKAVSNDEGLIRYLMRHWHSTPFEMCEVKFHVKLPVFVARQWIRHRTANVNEYSARYSILDREFYIPEPDALNAQSKVNNQGRGDILQGAEAERVLEILKSDAMRSYDHYEEMLSQDGQDGLARELARMNLPANVYTQWYWKVDLHNLFHFLRLRADAHAQYEIRVYAEEMCKLVKDWVPFAYGAFEDYRMGGATLSGKALDCVRRMLQGEDVTQETSGMSKGEWREFMGVIGG; encoded by the coding sequence ATGCTCACACCGGAACAACAGGCCGAAATCGACGAACTCAGAAGCGCGCCTCAGCCAACGCTCCGCGCCGTCGCCCTTGGCATGGAAAAGCACCTCTACACCGCTTACCCCGTCCTCGATCACGGCCTCATCCGCGTCATCGACTACATGGGCGACGACAACGCCATCACCCAGGCCGCCCGCGTCTCTTACGGCAAAGGCACCAAAGCCGTCTCCAACGACGAAGGCCTCATCCGCTACCTCATGCGCCACTGGCACTCGACCCCGTTCGAGATGTGCGAGGTTAAATTCCACGTCAAACTGCCTGTCTTCGTCGCCCGCCAGTGGATCCGCCACCGCACCGCCAACGTCAACGAATACTCGGCCCGCTACTCGATCCTGGACCGCGAATTCTACATCCCCGAACCCGACGCCCTGAACGCCCAGTCCAAGGTCAACAACCAGGGCCGCGGCGACATTCTGCAAGGCGCCGAAGCCGAACGCGTGCTGGAAATCCTGAAATCCGACGCCATGCGCAGCTACGACCACTACGAAGAAATGCTCAGCCAGGATGGTCAGGATGGCCTTGCCCGCGAACTTGCCCGCATGAACCTGCCCGCCAACGTCTACACCCAATGGTATTGGAAAGTTGACCTGCACAACCTCTTCCACTTCCTGCGTCTGCGCGCCGACGCCCACGCCCAATACGAAATCCGCGTCTACGCGGAAGAGATGTGCAAACTGGTCAAAGACTGGGTGCCCTTCGCCTATGGAGCGTTCGAGGACTACCGCATGGGAGGAGCCACCCTGTCCGGCAAAGCTTTAGATTGTGTCCGCCGGATGCTACAAGGCGAGGACGTGACGCAAGAGACCTCCGGTATGTCGAAGGGGGAATGGCGGGAGTTTATGGGGGTTATTGGAGGGTGA